One window of Campylobacter sp. RM12651 genomic DNA carries:
- the lolA gene encoding LolA-like outer membrane lipoprotein chaperone, whose protein sequence is MIIKKIFLLCICGIFAFAFKIDNINYNSFEADFIQKVVDLSNKTLIYEGKFYYQNEKSLWQYLNPDEKKVYITKNEVVIIDYDLEQVIISKEQIDLANILKNVSLYEKKEDFVIYKAKYDNIIYYVKVLNNLLTNISYKDELDNQVSIDFINSKINLKINDDIFKYSIPKNYDVIR, encoded by the coding sequence ATGATTATTAAAAAAATCTTTTTGCTTTGTATTTGTGGAATTTTTGCTTTTGCATTTAAAATTGATAATATAAATTACAATAGTTTTGAAGCTGATTTTATTCAAAAAGTAGTTGATTTGAGTAATAAAACTTTAATATATGAAGGTAAATTTTATTATCAAAATGAAAAAAGTTTATGGCAATACTTAAACCCTGATGAAAAAAAAGTTTATATTACTAAAAATGAAGTTGTAATAATTGATTATGACTTAGAACAAGTAATTATTAGTAAAGAACAAATTGATTTAGCAAATATTTTAAAAAATGTTTCTTTATATGAAAAAAAAGAAGATTTTGTAATCTATAAAGCTAAGTATGATAATATAATTTATTATGTAAAAGTGCTTAATAATCTTTTAACAAATATAAGTTATAAAGATGAATTAGATAATCAAGTAAGCATAGATTTTATAAATTCAAAAATTAATTTAAAAATAAATGATGATATTTTTAAATATAGTATTCCAAAAAATTATGATGTAATAAGGTGA
- the aroB gene encoding 3-dehydroquinate synthase, with the protein MVIDIDLKDKAYKVYIDEELKINKDYVILTNTTLEKLYLNDVLQKIGKQPKAIIVIPDGEEYKNQESVNYILEELFKAEISRSDLLINLGGGVISDIGGFVASIYKRGIKHINIATTLLASVDAAVGGKTGINNAYGKNLIGTFKQPSAVYIFTNYFKTLKKAELSAAMAEVIKMAVCFDLDFYNKLSKLSFDDIFDNILEFVEKSIKIKANVVINDEFEDNLRMKLNYGHTFAHVIENETNYKGYLHGEAVAIGMVMANKLACNLGLISKEFEISILNTLKNFNLPTFYKINSSSKFYEGFFQDKKTLSGKINFILPSKEDLSIIKNDISKDEILKVLREFE; encoded by the coding sequence ATGGTAATAGATATTGATTTAAAAGATAAAGCATATAAAGTTTATATAGATGAAGAATTAAAAATAAATAAAGATTATGTAATTTTAACTAATACAACTTTAGAAAAACTATACTTAAATGATGTTTTACAAAAAATAGGAAAACAACCAAAAGCGATAATAGTTATACCAGATGGAGAAGAATACAAAAATCAAGAAAGCGTTAATTATATTTTAGAAGAATTATTTAAGGCTGAAATTAGTAGAAGTGATTTGCTAATTAATCTTGGCGGCGGGGTAATTAGCGATATTGGTGGCTTTGTAGCTAGTATTTATAAGCGTGGAATAAAACATATAAATATAGCTACAACCTTACTTGCTAGTGTTGATGCAGCAGTAGGTGGTAAAACAGGCATAAACAATGCTTATGGTAAAAATCTAATAGGCACATTCAAGCAACCTAGTGCTGTTTATATTTTCACAAATTATTTTAAGACTTTAAAAAAGGCTGAATTAAGTGCTGCTATGGCTGAAGTTATTAAAATGGCTGTTTGTTTTGATTTGGATTTTTATAACAAATTAAGTAAATTAAGTTTTGATGATATTTTTGATAATATCTTAGAATTTGTAGAAAAATCAATAAAAATTAAAGCAAATGTGGTAATAAATGATGAGTTTGAAGATAATCTTAGAATGAAACTAAATTATGGTCATACTTTTGCTCATGTTATAGAAAATGAGACGAATTATAAAGGCTATTTACACGGAGAAGCTGTTGCTATTGGTATGGTTATGGCTAATAAATTGGCTTGTAACTTAGGTTTAATTTCAAAAGAATTTGAAATAAGTATTTTAAATACTTTAAAGAATTTTAATCTACCTACATTTTATAAAATCAATTCATCTTCTAAATTCTATGAAGGATTTTTCCAAGATAAAAAAACTCTAAGTGGAAAAATCAACTTTATTTTACCTAGCAAAGAAGATTTAAGCATTATTAAAAATGATATTTCAAAAGATGAAATATTAAAAGTTTTAAG